CGGGTCGGGGTCGCCGACACCTACGCCGAGCTCGGCGCCCCCGGGCGGCCGCCGGGCTGCCGGGTGGTGGAGGTCGCGGCACTCGGGGCCGGCCTCGCGGCCGCCCCGGGCCGGGGCCTGCTGGTCCTGGTCGACCCCGACGACGCCGACGACGTGCGAGACCGGGTGGCGCGGGCCGGGCTGTCGACCGGCTCCTGGACCACCTGACGCGTCGCGCGAGGCGCGGCTACCAGCCGCGCTCGCGCCACTCCGCGACGTGGGGCCGCTCGGCGCCGAGCGTCGAGTCGTTGCCGTGGCCGGGGTAGAACCAGGTCTCGTCGGGCAGCCGGTCGAACACCTTGGTCGAGACCTCGTCCACCAGGGTGCGGAAGGCGTCGGCGTCGCCGAAGGTGTTGCCGACCCCGCCCGGGAAGAGGCTGTCGCCGGTGAACAGGTGGGGCGTGCCCTGCGGGTCGTCGTACACCAGGGCGATGGAGCCCGGAGTGTGGCCGACGAGGTGGATCACCTCGAGCCGCACCTCGCCGAACTCGATCGTGTCGCCGTGGCGCACCCGGTCGTCGACCACGACGCCGGTCTGCTCGGTCACGGCGTCGCTGTCCGCCTCGCCCGCGACCGTGACGGCGCCGGTGGCGGCCACGACGTCGGCCAGCGCCCGGTGGTGGTCCCAGTGCTGGTGGGTGGTGACCACCTTGGACAGCCCGGAGGCCCCGACCAGCTCGAGCAGGCGCTGCGGCTCGGCCGCGGCGTCGACGAGCACCTGCTCGTCGGTCGCGCGGCAGCGCAGCAGGTAGCAGTTGTTGGACATCTTCGGGTCGACCGCCAGCTTCGTCACCACCAGCCCGGCCAGCTCCCGGGTGTCCGGGGCGCCGCCGGGGGAGACCTCGCCGGTGTAGGGACCGCTGTCGCCGATGCTGCTCGCCATGGCCTCACCCTAGGCGGCCCGGCCGGCCCCGGGGGGAGCGCGGCGGGCTGTCGGTGGTGCGACGTAGCGTGCTCGGGGTACGTCGAGGTGCCGTGGTTGGCCGGCTCGGATAGGATCGCGAACACGTGTTCGAAGCTTCCAGCTCGCCAAGCACGCACCAACAGAGCCGTCGTCGAGTCGAGCAGAGGTCCAGTTCGTGGCTGATCAGCTGGTCATCCGGGGTGCCCGGGAGCACAACCTGAAGGACGTGTCCCTCGACCTCCCCCGGGACTCCCTCATCGTGTTCACGGGGCTGTCCGGGTCGGGCAAGTCGAGCCTCGCGTTCGACACCATCTTCGCGGAGGGGCAGCGCCGCTACGTCGAGTCGCTCTCGGCGTACGCCCGCCAGTTCCTGGGCCAGATGGACAAGCCCGACGTCGACTTCATCGAGGGCCTGAGCCCCGCGGTCTCGATCGACCAGAAGTCCACCTCGAAGAACCCGCGCTCGACGGTCGGCACCATCACCGAGGTCTACGACTACCTCCGGCTGCTCTACGCCCGCGCGGGCCGGCCCCACTGCCCCACCTGCGGTGCGCCCATCGAGCGGCAGACGCCGCAGCAGATCGTCGACCGGGTCCTCCAGCTCGAGGAGGGCACCCGCTTCCAGGTGCTGGCGCCGGTGATCAGGGGTCGCAAGGGCGAGTACCTCGAGCTCTTCCGCAGCCTGCAGTCGCAGGGCTTCAGCCGCGCCCGCGTCAACGGCGAGACCATCCAACTGGCCGAGCCGCCGACGCTGGAGAAGCAGAAGAAGCACACCATCGAGGTCGTCGTCGACCGGCTCTCGGCCAAGGAGTCGAGCAAGCGCCGGCTGACCGACTCCGTCGAGACGGCGCTCAACCTGGCCTCGGGCCTGGTGCTGTTCGACCTCGTCGACCTCGACGACGCCGACCCCCGCAAGGAGCTGCGGTTCTCGGAGAAGATGTCGTGCCCCAACGAGCACGACATCGAGACCGACGAGCTCGAGCCCCGCTCGTTCTCCTTCAACTCGCCGTTCGGCGCCTGCCCCGAGTGCCACGGCCTCGGCACCCGCATGGAGGTCGACCCGGAGCTGGTGGTCTCCGACCCGGGCGGGACCCTCGGCGAGGGCGTGATCGCGCCCTGGTCGGGCGCCCACGTCGCCGACTACTTCACGCGGCTGCTCGGCGCCCTGGGCGACGAGCTCGGCTTCGACCTCAACACCCCGTGGGAGAAGCTCCCCGCCAAGGGTCGCAAGGCGATCCTGGAGGGCCACAGCACCAAGGTGCACGTGCGCCACACCAACCGCTACGGCCGCCAGCGCTCCTACTTCACCGCCTTCGAGGGCGTGCGGCCCTACATCGAGCGCCGCCACCGCGAGGCCGAGAGCGACACCAGCCGCGAGCGCTTCGAGGGCTTCATGCGCGAGGTCGACTGCCCGGCCTGCCAGGGCACCCGCCTCAAGCCCGTCATCACCTCGGTCACCCTGGGCGGCGACCGGGGCGACGGCGGTCGCAACATCGCCGAGGTCTGCGCGATGCCGCTCAACGAGGCCGCCGAGTGGCTGGGTGCGCTCGAGCTCACCCCGCGCGAGCGCCAGATCGCCGAGCAGGTGCTCAAGGAGATCCAGGAGCGGCTGCGCTTCCTCCTCGACGTCGGCCTCGACTACCTCTCGTTGGACCGGCCCTCGGCCACCCTCTCCGGGGGCGAGGCCCAGCGGATCCGGCTGGCCACCCAGATCGGCGCCGGCCTCGTCGGCGTCCTCTACGTCCTGGACGAGCCGAGCATCGGCCTGCACCAGCGCGACAACCAGCGGCTCATCGAGACCCTGGTCCGCCTGAAGAACCTCGGCAACACCCTGATCGTGGTCGAGCACGACGAGGACACCATCAAGGTGGCCGACTGGGTCGTCGACATCGGGCCCGGCGCCGGCGAGCACGGCGGCCAGGTCGTCCACTCCGGCACGGTCCAGGGCCTGCTGGAGCACCGCGACTCCGAGACCGGGCTCTACCTCTCCGGCCGCAAGTCGATCCCGGTGCCTGGCGTGCGGCGCCCGCCGACGAAGGGCCGCGAGCTCAAGGTCCACGGCGCCCGCGAGAACAACCTCAAGAACGTCGACGTCGCCTTCCCGCTGGGCTGCTTCGTCGCGGTCACGGGCGTCTCGGGCTCGGGCAAGTCCACGCTGGTCAACGACATCCTCTACACCTCGCTCGCCAAGCACATCTACAACGCCCGCACGGTGCCGGGACGGCACCGCAAGATCACCGGCATCGACCAGGTCGACAAGGTGATCCACGTCGACCAGTCGCCGATCGGGCGCACGCCGCGCTCCAACCCGGCGACCTACACCGGCGTCTGGGACCACGTGCGCAAGCTCTTCGCCTCCACGCCCGAGGCCAAGATGCGGGGCTACCAGCAGGGCCGCTTCTCCTTCAACGTCAAGGGCGGCCGCTGCGAGGCGTGCTCCGGTGACGGGAC
This genomic interval from Nocardioides scoriae contains the following:
- a CDS encoding MBL fold metallo-hydrolase; amino-acid sequence: MASSIGDSGPYTGEVSPGGAPDTRELAGLVVTKLAVDPKMSNNCYLLRCRATDEQVLVDAAAEPQRLLELVGASGLSKVVTTHQHWDHHRALADVVAATGAVTVAGEADSDAVTEQTGVVVDDRVRHGDTIEFGEVRLEVIHLVGHTPGSIALVYDDPQGTPHLFTGDSLFPGGVGNTFGDADAFRTLVDEVSTKVFDRLPDETWFYPGHGNDSTLGAERPHVAEWRERGW
- the uvrA gene encoding excinuclease ABC subunit UvrA — translated: MADQLVIRGAREHNLKDVSLDLPRDSLIVFTGLSGSGKSSLAFDTIFAEGQRRYVESLSAYARQFLGQMDKPDVDFIEGLSPAVSIDQKSTSKNPRSTVGTITEVYDYLRLLYARAGRPHCPTCGAPIERQTPQQIVDRVLQLEEGTRFQVLAPVIRGRKGEYLELFRSLQSQGFSRARVNGETIQLAEPPTLEKQKKHTIEVVVDRLSAKESSKRRLTDSVETALNLASGLVLFDLVDLDDADPRKELRFSEKMSCPNEHDIETDELEPRSFSFNSPFGACPECHGLGTRMEVDPELVVSDPGGTLGEGVIAPWSGAHVADYFTRLLGALGDELGFDLNTPWEKLPAKGRKAILEGHSTKVHVRHTNRYGRQRSYFTAFEGVRPYIERRHREAESDTSRERFEGFMREVDCPACQGTRLKPVITSVTLGGDRGDGGRNIAEVCAMPLNEAAEWLGALELTPRERQIAEQVLKEIQERLRFLLDVGLDYLSLDRPSATLSGGEAQRIRLATQIGAGLVGVLYVLDEPSIGLHQRDNQRLIETLVRLKNLGNTLIVVEHDEDTIKVADWVVDIGPGAGEHGGQVVHSGTVQGLLEHRDSETGLYLSGRKSIPVPGVRRPPTKGRELKVHGARENNLKNVDVAFPLGCFVAVTGVSGSGKSTLVNDILYTSLAKHIYNARTVPGRHRKITGIDQVDKVIHVDQSPIGRTPRSNPATYTGVWDHVRKLFASTPEAKMRGYQQGRFSFNVKGGRCEACSGDGTLKIEMNFLPDVYVPCEVCHGARYNRETLEVHYKGKTVADVLDMPIEEAVDFFAAIPAISRHLTTLVEVGLGYVRLGQPATTLSGGEAQRVKLASELQKRNTGSTVYVLDEPTTGLHFEDIRKLLGVLSSLVDKGNTVLVIEHNLDVIKTADWIVDMGPAGGNRGGTVVALGTPEQVAANADSFTGEYLKPLLERA